In Erigeron canadensis isolate Cc75 chromosome 1, C_canadensis_v1, whole genome shotgun sequence, a single window of DNA contains:
- the LOC122585600 gene encoding uncharacterized protein LOC122585600, with amino-acid sequence MRNFLWGTGPGGKVKSKASWKSVCLPKYEGGLGIKRISYFNKALITSHIWSIVTDRESLWVRWIHSYKLKGRNFWDVTPCGSMSWGWRKILLLRDTIRPHIWKKIGNGLSTSIHPPVLHHNIHDRAVWKDLDGVEQEFSVSEVWNAVRCKQDKVPWVWGQIKHMANMSAVVESWDSIAGWLISRSSSTQNSAESVIARLLVAAASYFLWLERNSRLFSNTKCSEAQVREKIVTTLRLKLLSLKFKATTSNRQLLKMWDIPMSNILHASD; translated from the exons ATGAGAAACTTTCTATGGGGTACGGGACCTGGTGGGAAGGTTAAATCTAAAGCTTCGTGGAAATCAGTGTGTCTACCAAAATATGAAGGCGGGCTGGGAATCAAAAgaatttcatattttaataaagCACTCATCACTAGCCATATTTGGAGCATTGTGACTGATAGGGAATCGTTATGGGTTCGGTGGATACACTCCTATAAACTAAAAGGTAGAAACTTTTGGGATGTTACTCCTTGTGGATCAATGAGCTGGGGATGGAGGAAGATCCTTCTATTACGGGACACTATCCGCCCTCACATATGGAAAAAGATTGGGAATGGTCTATCTACTTCG ATTCATCCACCTGTGCTTCATCATAACATTCATGATCGAGCTGTTTGGAAGGATTTGGATGGAGTGGAGCAGGAGTTCTCTGTTAGCGAGGTTTGGAATGCTGTTCGGTGTAAACAGGATAAAGTACCATGG GTTTGGGGCCAAATTAAACATATGGCAAACATGTCAGCAGTTGTGGAATCATGGGATAGTATTGCTGGATGGCTAATTTCTAGATCTAGCTCTACTCAGAACTCAGCTGAAAGTGTAATCGCAAGACTCCTTGTGGCTGCTGCCTCATATTTTTTGTGGCTGGAACGTAATTCAAGATTGTTCTCTAATACCAAGTGCTCTGAAGCTCAAGTAAGAGAAAAAATCGTGACCACCTTACGCCTGAAGCTTCTCTCACTCAAGTTTAAGGCTACCACTAGTAATCGTCAGTTATTGAAGATGTGGGACATCCCTATGTCCAACATCTTACATGCTTCGGATTAA